Proteins encoded by one window of Chondromyces crocatus:
- a CDS encoding PP2C family protein-serine/threonine phosphatase — translation MGSTLRFEAAAGTHIGHVRKKNDDSFASLPKLGLFMVADGIGGRPGGEVASRMAVDTVRTCFEEDDPEETWPYALDPSQEREEVQFVHAVRTANTAIFERAVRTPALRGMGTTFTGLYVRGDRAFIAHVGDSRGYRLRRGRLDQVTDDHSMLGEVRRHGVELEDALDEGLSGILMRSVGTERRVDVDTRVEVLVRGDVLLLCSDGLWEPVAEAELHATLSEDSSPEAMVERLIGQALRHGANDNVTCVVVRVS, via the coding sequence ATGGGTTCGACGCTCCGCTTCGAGGCCGCTGCCGGGACGCACATCGGGCACGTCCGCAAGAAAAACGACGACAGCTTCGCTTCGCTGCCCAAGCTCGGTCTGTTCATGGTCGCCGACGGCATCGGGGGCCGCCCGGGAGGCGAGGTCGCTTCGAGGATGGCCGTGGACACGGTCCGCACCTGCTTCGAGGAAGACGACCCGGAAGAGACCTGGCCCTACGCGCTGGACCCTTCCCAGGAGCGCGAGGAGGTGCAGTTCGTTCATGCGGTGCGCACCGCGAACACGGCCATCTTCGAGCGGGCGGTGCGGACTCCGGCGCTGCGCGGGATGGGGACGACGTTCACGGGGCTCTATGTGCGAGGCGACCGCGCGTTCATCGCCCATGTGGGCGACAGCCGTGGTTACCGCCTGCGGCGCGGCCGGCTCGATCAGGTGACGGACGATCACTCGATGCTCGGGGAGGTGCGCCGCCACGGTGTGGAGCTGGAGGATGCGCTGGACGAGGGGCTTTCGGGGATCTTGATGCGCTCGGTCGGGACCGAGCGCCGTGTCGACGTGGACACGCGGGTGGAGGTGCTGGTGCGGGGGGACGTGCTGCTCCTCTGCTCCGACGGGCTGTGGGAGCCGGTCGCCGAGGCGGAGCTGCACGCGACGCTGTCCGAGGACAGCTCGCCCGAGGCGATGGTGGAGCGGCTGATCGGACAGGCGCTCCGCCACGGGGCGAACGACAACGTGACGTGTGTGGTGGTGCGGGTGTCGTGA
- the pgeF gene encoding peptidoglycan editing factor PgeF, with product MNDEPRKEAEALHSALLTKAGFAHAFFTRRGGVSVPPWDTLNLAASTGDDPAAVRENLARVARHLGVPAEKVYFLSQVHGVDARVLTGDEARDEVLTERGDITLSATSGVACGIRTADCIPVLLADRNSGAVAAVHSGWRGTVAGAAAAGLLALRRLADPGARYIAAIGPHIEACCFEVGEDVAEQLAACSSLGAAAVLPREGAPPHVDLRRVVRAQLEAAGLDPEAIDDVPGCTVCDAARFFSFRRDGQRSGRLFSAIVARA from the coding sequence ATGAACGACGAGCCCCGGAAAGAAGCCGAAGCGCTCCACAGCGCGCTCCTCACGAAGGCCGGCTTCGCGCATGCCTTCTTCACGAGACGTGGCGGGGTGAGCGTGCCCCCCTGGGACACCCTGAACCTGGCGGCGTCCACCGGTGACGACCCCGCCGCGGTCCGTGAGAACCTGGCGCGGGTCGCGCGTCACCTGGGTGTGCCTGCCGAAAAGGTCTACTTCCTGAGCCAGGTCCACGGCGTCGATGCGCGCGTCCTCACCGGGGATGAAGCGCGCGACGAGGTGCTGACCGAGCGAGGCGACATCACCCTCTCGGCCACCTCTGGCGTGGCGTGCGGCATTCGCACCGCCGACTGCATCCCGGTGCTGCTGGCGGACAGGAACTCGGGCGCCGTGGCCGCCGTGCACAGCGGCTGGCGAGGGACGGTCGCAGGTGCTGCGGCCGCTGGCCTCCTCGCGCTCCGCCGGCTCGCCGATCCGGGCGCCAGGTACATCGCGGCGATCGGACCGCACATCGAGGCTTGCTGCTTCGAGGTCGGCGAGGACGTCGCCGAGCAGCTTGCCGCCTGCTCCTCCCTGGGCGCCGCCGCCGTGCTCCCGCGGGAAGGTGCGCCCCCACACGTCGACCTGAGGCGCGTGGTGCGCGCCCAGCTCGAAGCGGCGGGCCTCGACCCCGAGGCCATCGACGACGTCCCCGGCTGCACCGTGTGCGACGCCGCCCGCTTCTTCTCCTTCCGGCGAGACGGCCAGCGCAGCGGACGCCTTTTCTCCGCGATCGTCGCCCGCGCCTGA
- a CDS encoding TPR end-of-group domain-containing protein, which yields MIKQLLGSARTRDEVDDLAQQEGFARSYDSGWIAGLHTTSWRRGEDVLSLIADAPAGAAMLVVRGPNEGALAGQLGSLLEGRGLDVVHAEAREATQAALRVRSLLHLGFLLRGERAREESVALLGERLGDVTKAVRWAAFTVVLNLGWEAFERRLAEVAARHDDMRPALGQWATQRRREAEERARGEAAGARDARRASLAQLAREGRWEQLLGVAEVVLDEEPAEGDHDHALTLEARALALSELGRYEEAIAACDEALADSVRRAGARAASADEGRGRIYFHRACAHARLERESEAVADLREAVKVDPTWGAKARRDEAFQSLWERQAFLAVAQGREGDAPTSEEVERLILHARRLLDRGEGLRAVESAEEATGLAELLGDPARLSEAMACWGHALLSVKGPAHGIARLKRALTLAEQTFPEQPERRAEVRHLLGAAYHAGEEHDAAARCYRMALSEHIDGVGERHWRLARSYGALARLDADQGRPEEAIAGVMRGRASLVAFLEGAAPREGSAEEDDHVTARIELVSLSTDLGRFHLEVGAVERALDALEEAVQQLAVLVGADRRPAPALPRKALQHVTAAAERTHDEALRARAEALTDHLHAILEPSPLVRAERVYWARLREGVRALVAADVDESAIARAMRDALRGIELPPVMRAHPAFACLSLEFATRLRRESDLILVAVALSAAEEEGSLGDAIDRLEELAVASVQSVEEKTAE from the coding sequence TTGATCAAACAGCTCCTGGGCTCCGCTCGGACACGGGACGAGGTGGATGACCTCGCGCAGCAAGAAGGGTTCGCGCGCTCGTACGACTCCGGGTGGATCGCGGGGCTCCACACCACGAGCTGGCGGCGGGGGGAGGATGTCTTGAGCCTCATCGCCGATGCGCCCGCAGGTGCAGCCATGCTGGTGGTCCGCGGCCCCAACGAGGGGGCGCTCGCAGGGCAGCTCGGGTCGCTGCTCGAAGGGCGAGGGCTGGACGTCGTCCACGCGGAGGCGCGAGAGGCCACGCAGGCAGCGTTGCGCGTCCGGTCGCTCTTGCACCTGGGGTTCCTGCTGCGGGGGGAGCGAGCGCGAGAGGAGAGCGTCGCACTTCTCGGGGAGCGGCTGGGGGATGTCACCAAGGCGGTGCGCTGGGCAGCCTTCACGGTGGTCCTGAATCTGGGATGGGAGGCCTTCGAAAGGCGGCTCGCCGAGGTCGCGGCGCGCCACGACGACATGCGGCCGGCGCTCGGGCAGTGGGCTACGCAGCGACGTCGGGAGGCCGAAGAGCGAGCGCGGGGAGAGGCGGCTGGCGCGCGCGATGCCCGGCGCGCCAGCCTGGCGCAGCTCGCGCGCGAGGGGCGCTGGGAGCAGCTCCTCGGGGTGGCGGAGGTGGTGCTCGACGAGGAGCCCGCCGAGGGAGATCACGACCACGCGCTCACGCTGGAGGCGCGCGCGCTGGCGCTCTCGGAACTCGGGCGGTACGAGGAGGCGATCGCGGCCTGTGACGAGGCGCTGGCTGACTCGGTGCGCCGCGCCGGGGCGAGGGCGGCATCGGCGGACGAGGGGCGAGGGCGGATCTACTTCCACCGGGCCTGCGCGCACGCGCGGCTGGAGCGGGAGAGCGAGGCCGTCGCCGACCTGAGGGAAGCGGTGAAGGTCGATCCGACCTGGGGCGCGAAGGCGCGGCGGGACGAGGCGTTCCAGTCGCTGTGGGAGCGGCAAGCGTTCCTCGCGGTCGCGCAGGGCCGTGAAGGGGACGCGCCGACGAGCGAGGAGGTCGAGCGGCTCATCCTGCACGCGCGGCGGTTGCTCGATCGGGGCGAGGGGCTGAGGGCGGTCGAGTCGGCCGAGGAGGCGACGGGGCTCGCGGAGCTTCTCGGCGATCCGGCGCGGCTCTCGGAGGCCATGGCGTGCTGGGGTCACGCGCTGCTCTCGGTGAAGGGTCCGGCGCACGGCATCGCTCGGCTGAAGCGCGCCCTGACGCTGGCCGAGCAAACGTTCCCCGAGCAGCCCGAGCGGCGGGCCGAGGTGCGGCACCTGCTCGGGGCGGCGTACCATGCAGGCGAGGAGCACGACGCGGCGGCGCGCTGTTACCGCATGGCGCTCTCGGAGCACATCGACGGGGTGGGTGAAAGGCACTGGCGCCTGGCCCGATCGTACGGCGCTCTCGCCCGGCTCGACGCCGATCAGGGGCGACCGGAGGAGGCGATCGCGGGGGTGATGCGTGGACGGGCGAGCCTCGTCGCGTTTCTGGAGGGAGCCGCCCCCAGGGAGGGGAGCGCCGAGGAAGACGACCACGTCACGGCGCGCATCGAGCTGGTCTCGCTCTCCACGGACCTTGGTCGATTTCACCTCGAGGTGGGCGCGGTCGAGCGCGCCCTCGACGCGCTGGAGGAAGCGGTGCAGCAGCTCGCGGTGCTGGTCGGCGCCGATCGTCGACCGGCACCAGCGCTCCCGCGCAAGGCGCTCCAGCACGTCACTGCGGCCGCGGAACGCACGCACGACGAGGCCCTGAGGGCGCGGGCGGAGGCACTCACCGATCACCTCCACGCGATCCTGGAGCCGTCGCCGCTCGTGCGCGCGGAGCGGGTTTACTGGGCGCGGCTCCGTGAAGGCGTGCGCGCGCTCGTCGCCGCCGACGTCGACGAGAGCGCCATCGCCAGGGCGATGCGTGACGCGCTGCGGGGGATCGAGTTGCCACCGGTCATGCGCGCTCACCCGGCCTTCGCCTGCTTGTCGCTGGAGTTCGCCACGCGGTTGAGACGCGAGAGCGATCTGATCCTGGTGGCGGTGGCGCTCTCCGCGGCGGAGGAAGAGGGGAGCCTGGGTGATGCGATCGATCGACTGGAAGAGCTGGCGGTGGCCAGTGTCCAGAGCGTCGAGGAAAAAACGGCGGAGTGA
- a CDS encoding penicillin-binding protein 1A → MASGEAAKRGVGAAIARWLKRLGLALLVLAALGAVAVAVGIQRFEAELPSTAELKNYQPPQVTRVVTRDGAVLGELFTERRTVVRIQQIPAHVKLAVLAAEDAGFYEHAGLNYLGMLRALAVNLRSTSTRQGGSTITQQVVKNVLLTPERTYDRKAREVILSRKIEQELTKDEILELYLNKIYFGHSRYGIEEAARYYFGKGVRDVSLAEAAMLAGVVKGPGVYSPRINLQKATARRAFVLDQMQAKGFAEAAQVETAKREAMTLAAEPEALNELAPEVVAEAQRMLRQVAGPAMERGGYTVVTTIDPALQSAARGAVRKNLDNYAKRHKLVGPLKRAKKEPAAFDGSPSGYRVFRGVVTGTDDAKGTLSVQVGTLRGTVSLKNADRYNPKGLKPSEFADVGKVVRVSLMGAAPPSAVEDREGDDAEPAAAGTVVNHVPAPAAPAAPVPLRLELGPESALVAIDVRTREIRALVGSYGATRGGLDRATFAKRQPGSTFKPFVFGYGIKARRMTPATILETNPAALGSDYKPQNYDESEGHSPARLREALAHSVNVAAVSAMGQLGPSNVAAFASSLGIHAKLGTDLSLALGAYEVTPREMATAYATIAAGGVYEEPQLIVKILGPDGAELPLPTRPPSHRVMEEAEAYVLTSLLSSVVQSGTGKAARALGRPIAGKTGTSNQAKDTWFVGFSTDVACAVWTGYDDAVPLGRGEAGASAALPAFVEFMKKAHDKRPITDFPAPRGIVRVKIDPTTGLLANENQEDALTEIFLAGTEPTELAPLPDGGVDGGDEEPAAEGLDAGVAVVEEPKNEGLPEVILDPGVEVRPTKAEDPAPTVKERDKGQAPEPPGHPPEPPPF, encoded by the coding sequence ATGGCATCTGGGGAAGCAGCGAAGCGAGGGGTGGGCGCGGCGATCGCGCGGTGGCTGAAGCGTCTCGGGCTCGCCCTGCTGGTCCTCGCCGCCCTCGGGGCCGTCGCCGTCGCCGTGGGGATCCAGCGGTTCGAGGCGGAGCTGCCCTCGACCGCCGAGCTCAAGAACTACCAGCCGCCGCAGGTGACGCGCGTGGTCACCCGCGACGGGGCGGTGCTCGGCGAGCTGTTCACCGAGCGGCGCACGGTGGTGCGGATCCAGCAGATCCCGGCCCACGTGAAGCTCGCCGTGCTCGCCGCGGAAGACGCTGGGTTCTACGAGCACGCAGGGCTGAACTACCTGGGCATGCTGCGCGCCCTCGCGGTGAACCTGCGCTCCACCAGCACGCGGCAGGGCGGCAGCACCATCACCCAGCAGGTGGTGAAGAACGTGCTGCTGACGCCGGAGCGCACGTACGATCGCAAGGCGCGCGAGGTCATCCTGTCGCGCAAGATCGAGCAGGAGCTGACGAAGGACGAGATCCTCGAGCTGTACCTGAACAAGATCTACTTCGGTCACAGCCGGTACGGGATCGAGGAGGCGGCGCGCTACTACTTCGGCAAGGGGGTGCGCGACGTCAGTCTGGCCGAGGCGGCGATGCTGGCCGGCGTGGTGAAGGGGCCGGGGGTGTACTCGCCCAGGATCAACCTGCAGAAGGCGACGGCGCGGCGCGCCTTCGTGCTCGATCAGATGCAGGCGAAGGGGTTCGCGGAGGCGGCCCAGGTGGAGACCGCGAAGCGCGAGGCCATGACGCTGGCGGCAGAGCCCGAGGCGCTGAACGAGCTGGCGCCCGAGGTGGTGGCCGAGGCCCAGCGGATGCTCCGCCAGGTGGCGGGGCCCGCCATGGAGCGCGGTGGGTACACGGTCGTCACGACGATCGATCCCGCCCTCCAGAGCGCCGCTCGCGGGGCCGTGCGCAAGAACCTCGACAACTATGCGAAGCGCCACAAGCTGGTCGGCCCGCTGAAGCGCGCGAAGAAGGAGCCGGCGGCGTTCGACGGGTCGCCCTCGGGTTACCGCGTGTTCCGTGGGGTGGTGACGGGCACGGACGACGCGAAGGGGACGCTGAGCGTGCAGGTCGGCACGCTGCGGGGCACGGTCTCGCTGAAGAACGCGGACCGGTACAACCCGAAGGGGCTCAAGCCCAGCGAGTTCGCGGACGTGGGGAAGGTGGTGCGGGTGAGCCTGATGGGCGCAGCGCCGCCATCCGCGGTCGAGGATCGGGAGGGTGACGACGCGGAGCCCGCGGCGGCGGGGACGGTGGTGAACCATGTGCCCGCGCCGGCTGCACCCGCCGCGCCGGTGCCGCTCCGCCTGGAGCTGGGCCCCGAGAGCGCGCTGGTGGCGATCGATGTGCGCACCCGGGAGATCCGGGCCCTGGTGGGCAGCTACGGGGCGACGCGCGGGGGGCTCGATCGGGCGACGTTCGCGAAGCGACAGCCCGGGTCGACGTTCAAGCCGTTCGTGTTCGGGTACGGGATCAAAGCGCGGAGGATGACGCCGGCGACGATCCTGGAGACGAACCCTGCCGCGCTCGGGAGCGACTACAAGCCGCAGAACTACGACGAGAGCGAGGGGCACTCGCCCGCACGCCTCCGGGAGGCGCTGGCGCACAGCGTGAACGTGGCGGCCGTGTCGGCGATGGGGCAGCTCGGGCCCTCGAACGTGGCCGCCTTCGCAAGTTCGCTGGGCATCCACGCGAAGCTCGGTACGGATCTGTCGCTCGCGCTCGGTGCCTACGAGGTGACGCCACGCGAGATGGCGACGGCATACGCCACCATCGCCGCGGGTGGGGTCTACGAGGAGCCTCAACTCATCGTGAAGATCCTGGGACCGGACGGCGCAGAGCTGCCTTTGCCCACGCGGCCGCCGTCGCACCGGGTCATGGAGGAAGCGGAGGCCTATGTGCTGACGAGCTTGCTCAGCTCGGTGGTGCAGAGCGGGACGGGCAAGGCGGCCCGCGCGCTGGGGCGGCCGATCGCTGGCAAGACGGGGACCTCGAACCAGGCGAAGGACACCTGGTTCGTGGGCTTCTCGACGGACGTCGCGTGCGCGGTGTGGACGGGCTACGACGACGCGGTGCCCCTCGGGCGTGGCGAAGCCGGGGCCAGCGCGGCGCTGCCTGCGTTCGTGGAGTTCATGAAGAAGGCGCACGACAAGCGGCCCATCACCGATTTCCCGGCGCCGCGAGGGATCGTGCGGGTGAAGATCGATCCGACGACAGGGTTGCTCGCGAACGAGAACCAGGAGGACGCGCTCACCGAGATCTTCCTGGCTGGCACCGAGCCGACCGAACTCGCTCCCCTGCCCGATGGGGGCGTCGACGGCGGTGACGAGGAGCCAGCGGCCGAGGGGCTCGATGCCGGGGTCGCCGTGGTGGAGGAGCCGAAGAACGAGGGGCTGCCCGAGGTGATCCTGGATCCCGGGGTCGAGGTGAGGCCGACCAAGGCGGAGGATCCGGCACCGACGGTCAAGGAGCGGGACAAGGGCCAGGCGCCCGAACCCCCCGGACACCCCCCAGAGCCGCCTCCTTTCTGA
- a CDS encoding TldD/PmbA family protein yields MNRRAFVELGATALAGGLLGCGSAPVTPGALEMPSAAGAKPSADAARVNYFGRFGVDEGMIRETLGAALSRGGDYADLFFQHRVRNHFVLEDGEVNRAYGRIELGVGVRVVKGDQTGYGFTEELTRDALRRAAQTAAAVADGPSRTGPQAFHVDALPQRYPLNVRWDDVKPEQKLPILTGINANALKADARVKKVTVTFMDEAGAILIADSQGRLIEDVQPMTVLSVSCVAEHNGRREQNSYNVAGRSGLDFYSRDRLDRVVREAVARTVILFEAVEAPVGEMPVVLGAGSSGILLHEAIGHGMEADFNRKGVSIYSDKIGKPVAKPFVSIVDDATNEYARGAINVDDEGNPAGVTTLVDKGILATYLHDAISAKHYGVKPTGNGRRESYQHAPMPRMRSTYMLPGPHKKDEIIASVKKGIFCSSFSNGQVSIGAGDFTFYVRNGYLIEDGKLTRPIKDVNLIGNGPKALEQVDMVADDLVIDEGGWTCGKDAQSVPVSQGIPTVRVASMTVGGRAQKKG; encoded by the coding sequence ATGAACCGCCGCGCTTTCGTCGAGCTCGGCGCCACCGCGTTGGCCGGTGGATTGCTCGGCTGTGGCAGCGCGCCGGTGACCCCGGGGGCGCTGGAGATGCCCAGCGCAGCGGGGGCGAAGCCCTCGGCGGATGCAGCACGGGTGAATTACTTCGGGCGGTTCGGGGTCGACGAGGGGATGATCCGGGAGACGCTGGGGGCAGCGCTCTCGCGCGGTGGCGACTACGCGGATCTGTTCTTCCAGCACCGGGTGCGGAACCACTTCGTGCTCGAAGACGGCGAGGTGAACCGCGCGTACGGTCGGATCGAGCTGGGCGTCGGGGTGCGGGTCGTGAAGGGCGACCAGACGGGCTACGGCTTCACCGAGGAGCTGACCCGCGATGCCTTGCGCCGCGCGGCGCAGACCGCCGCCGCGGTGGCCGATGGGCCGTCGAGAACCGGGCCGCAGGCGTTCCACGTGGACGCGCTCCCGCAGCGCTACCCGCTCAACGTCCGGTGGGACGACGTCAAGCCGGAGCAGAAGCTGCCGATCCTGACGGGCATCAACGCGAACGCGCTGAAGGCCGACGCGCGGGTGAAGAAGGTCACGGTGACCTTCATGGACGAGGCAGGCGCCATCCTCATCGCCGACAGCCAGGGGCGGCTCATCGAGGACGTGCAGCCGATGACGGTGCTGAGCGTGTCCTGCGTGGCCGAGCACAACGGGCGGCGCGAGCAGAACAGCTACAACGTGGCGGGCCGGAGCGGGCTCGACTTCTACAGCCGAGACCGGCTCGATCGGGTGGTGCGCGAGGCCGTGGCGCGCACGGTGATCCTCTTCGAGGCGGTAGAGGCGCCGGTGGGGGAGATGCCGGTGGTGCTCGGCGCCGGGTCGTCCGGCATCCTGCTGCACGAGGCGATCGGGCACGGGATGGAGGCCGACTTCAACCGGAAGGGCGTGTCGATCTACTCGGACAAGATCGGCAAGCCGGTCGCGAAGCCGTTCGTGAGCATCGTCGACGACGCGACGAACGAGTACGCGCGGGGCGCGATCAACGTCGACGACGAGGGCAACCCGGCCGGCGTCACGACGCTGGTGGACAAGGGCATCCTGGCGACGTACCTGCACGACGCGATCTCGGCGAAGCACTACGGGGTGAAGCCCACGGGCAACGGGCGCCGCGAGAGCTACCAGCACGCGCCCATGCCGCGAATGCGGTCGACGTACATGCTGCCGGGGCCGCACAAGAAGGACGAGATCATCGCCTCGGTGAAGAAGGGCATCTTCTGCTCGAGCTTCAGCAACGGGCAGGTCTCGATCGGCGCGGGCGACTTCACGTTCTACGTGCGCAACGGCTACCTCATCGAGGACGGCAAGCTGACGCGGCCGATCAAGGACGTGAACCTCATCGGCAACGGGCCGAAGGCGCTGGAGCAGGTGGACATGGTGGCCGACGATCTGGTGATCGACGAGGGCGGGTGGACGTGCGGCAAGGACGCGCAGTCCGTGCCGGTCTCGCAGGGAATCCCCACGGTGCGCGTCGCCTCGATGACGGTGGGCGGGCGCGCGCAGAAGAAGGGCTGA
- a CDS encoding serine/threonine protein kinase, translating to MTAATQDPYIGREVLGGKFKILQKIGSGGMGAVYKASQPDMNRMVAIKILHQKLTNRKDLVSRFRREARAMAHLTHPNTVRVVDYGELEDGALYIIMEYLEGRNLNQVVRKEGPLSVERALPVLIQACGALQEAHLQGIVHRDLKPENIFLSTNAGLKDYPKVLDFGLAKVTERELRPGSIMLTQEGMVFGTPEFMSPEQAQGKVLDARSDIYSLAVILYEVLTGKLPFEARTPMEHIQMHVNKAPIPIDERVPGKTFPAGLWGVLKKALEKKADDRYATAADFAEALKPFAGSAGKGFTAMMPTNNSAVLEQAAKQHAAALEAAKPAPQAGSPAFRPAPTVKMEVQPSPQMRPIAPPQRPTTSPVVLVAIAAGCLVAGIVLTIVAMKLFG from the coding sequence ATGACCGCTGCCACCCAGGATCCGTACATCGGGCGCGAAGTCCTCGGGGGGAAGTTCAAGATCCTCCAGAAGATCGGGTCCGGTGGGATGGGTGCCGTCTACAAGGCCTCCCAGCCAGACATGAACCGGATGGTGGCGATCAAGATCCTCCACCAGAAGCTCACCAACCGGAAGGATCTCGTCTCCCGTTTCCGGCGCGAGGCACGCGCGATGGCGCACCTCACGCACCCGAACACCGTGCGCGTCGTCGACTACGGCGAGCTCGAAGACGGGGCGCTCTACATCATCATGGAGTACCTGGAGGGGAGGAACCTCAACCAGGTGGTCCGCAAGGAGGGTCCGCTCTCCGTCGAGCGCGCGCTGCCCGTGCTGATCCAGGCCTGCGGGGCCCTGCAAGAGGCGCATCTCCAGGGCATCGTCCACCGCGACCTGAAGCCCGAGAACATCTTCCTCTCCACGAACGCCGGGCTGAAGGACTACCCGAAGGTCCTCGACTTCGGGCTCGCGAAGGTGACGGAGCGGGAGCTGCGTCCGGGCTCGATCATGCTCACGCAGGAGGGGATGGTCTTCGGGACGCCGGAGTTCATGTCGCCCGAGCAGGCGCAGGGCAAGGTGCTCGACGCGCGGAGCGACATCTACTCGCTCGCGGTCATCCTCTACGAGGTGCTCACCGGCAAGCTGCCGTTCGAGGCGAGGACGCCGATGGAGCACATCCAGATGCACGTCAACAAGGCGCCGATCCCGATCGACGAGCGGGTGCCGGGCAAGACGTTCCCGGCGGGCCTGTGGGGCGTGCTGAAGAAGGCGCTCGAGAAGAAGGCGGACGACAGGTATGCAACGGCCGCAGACTTCGCCGAGGCGCTGAAGCCGTTCGCGGGCTCCGCAGGCAAGGGGTTCACGGCAATGATGCCGACGAACAACTCGGCAGTGCTGGAGCAAGCAGCCAAGCAGCACGCGGCGGCGCTCGAGGCGGCCAAGCCAGCGCCGCAAGCTGGCTCTCCGGCGTTTCGACCGGCCCCCACGGTGAAGATGGAGGTGCAGCCGAGCCCACAGATGCGCCCCATCGCCCCACCCCAGCGCCCGACGACCTCTCCCGTCGTCCTCGTCGCCATCGCGGCGGGATGCCTCGTCGCCGGGATCGTGCTCACGATCGTGGCGATGAAGCTTTTCGGCTGA
- a CDS encoding TldD/PmbA family protein, whose translation MGKEMLDIAKQALQLAKQKGAAEVASKTSLEREVTVSWRDGKLEKISEASTRRLDVDLYVDGRYTSMSTSDLRPEAIGSFLDNAIGLTRTLSPDTNRSLPAPALYEGQARVDLELEDPRHSALTAVDRRTKAQAIEAAARTVKGSDAIISVTTAFYDGHLETYRVHSNGFEGSQNSTYYSAFAEASVRDPSGRRPEDYDTVTVRFYGDLPDVAQLGRSAAERALGSVGAKKIPSAVTSVIVDNRAAGSLLRRMMGALNGNALQQKRSFLEGKLGATIGSRLLSIDDDPLLPRALGSRLYDGEGIAARKRPVFEGGALKSFFIDTYYGKKLKVDPSSGSASNLTWKLGSKGQEALLKDMKNGVLITSWLGGNSNDTTGDFSLGFKGFAVRNGVIAEPIAEMNLSGNHLETWKKLVAVGNDPYLYSSNRTPTLVFEKLQVAGT comes from the coding sequence ATGGGCAAAGAGATGCTCGACATCGCGAAGCAAGCGCTTCAGCTCGCGAAGCAGAAGGGCGCCGCCGAGGTGGCCTCCAAGACCTCGCTGGAGCGCGAGGTGACGGTGAGCTGGCGCGACGGCAAGCTGGAGAAGATCAGCGAGGCGTCGACGCGAAGGCTCGATGTGGATCTGTACGTGGACGGTCGGTACACCTCCATGTCCACGAGTGACCTGCGCCCGGAGGCGATCGGGTCGTTCCTGGACAACGCCATCGGGCTGACGCGCACCCTTTCGCCGGACACGAACCGCTCTCTCCCGGCGCCGGCGCTCTACGAGGGTCAGGCGCGGGTCGATCTGGAGCTCGAGGATCCCCGTCACAGCGCGCTCACCGCGGTGGACCGGCGGACGAAGGCGCAGGCCATCGAGGCGGCGGCGCGCACGGTGAAAGGCAGCGACGCGATCATCTCGGTCACGACGGCCTTCTACGACGGCCACCTGGAGACCTACCGGGTCCACTCGAACGGCTTCGAGGGGTCGCAGAACTCGACGTACTACAGCGCGTTCGCCGAGGCCTCCGTACGCGACCCGAGCGGGCGGCGTCCCGAGGACTACGACACGGTCACGGTGCGGTTCTACGGCGATCTGCCCGACGTCGCCCAGCTCGGCCGCAGCGCGGCAGAGCGGGCCCTCGGCTCGGTGGGGGCGAAGAAGATCCCGTCGGCGGTGACGTCGGTCATCGTGGACAACCGCGCAGCCGGTAGCTTGCTGCGCCGCATGATGGGGGCGCTGAACGGCAATGCGCTCCAGCAGAAGCGGTCGTTCCTGGAAGGGAAGCTCGGTGCGACCATCGGCAGCCGTCTGCTCTCGATCGACGACGATCCCTTGCTGCCGCGCGCGCTGGGCTCCCGGCTCTACGATGGCGAGGGCATCGCGGCGCGGAAGCGGCCGGTGTTCGAGGGCGGGGCGCTGAAGAGCTTCTTCATCGATACCTACTACGGCAAGAAGCTCAAGGTGGATCCCAGCTCGGGATCGGCGTCGAACCTCACCTGGAAGCTGGGGTCGAAGGGGCAGGAGGCGCTGCTCAAGGACATGAAGAACGGGGTCCTGATCACGAGCTGGCTGGGCGGGAACTCGAACGACACGACGGGCGACTTCTCGCTGGGCTTCAAGGGCTTCGCCGTGCGCAACGGGGTGATCGCCGAGCCCATCGCGGAGATGAACCTCTCCGGCAACCACCTGGAGACGTGGAAGAAGCTGGTGGCGGTGGGGAACGATCCTTACCTCTACTCGTCGAACCGGACGCCGACCCTCGTCTTCGAGAAGCTTCAGGTCGCCGGCACCTGA